A single region of the Rhinoraja longicauda isolate Sanriku21f chromosome 12, sRhiLon1.1, whole genome shotgun sequence genome encodes:
- the LOC144598601 gene encoding chloride intracellular channel protein 4-like isoform X2: protein MILWLKGVIFNVTTVDLKRKPSDLQNLAPGTNPPFLTFNGEVKTDVNKIEEFLEEKLVPPRYPKLSARHPESNSAGVDVFAKFSAYIKNTRKDTNDSLEKALLKALKKLDDYLNAPLPDEIDKDSTEEECCSKRKYLDGDDLTLADCNLLPKLHILKIVAMKYRNFEIPKEMSGVWRYLQNAYEREEFVNTCPANREIQIAYMDVAKRMQ from the exons GAAGCCGAGTGACTTGCAAAACCTGGCCCCGGGCACCAACCCTCCATTTTTGACCTTTAACGGAGAAGTCAAAACTGATGTTAACAAGATAGAAGAATTCCTAGAAGAAAAGCTGGTGCCACCCAG GTATCCAAAGCTTTCTGCCAGACATCCGGAGTCTAATTCTGCAGGAGTCGATGTTTTTGCCAAATTCTCCGCGTACATTAAGAACACCAGGAAAGACACAAATGACA GCTTGGAAAAGGCCTTGCTGAAAGCGCTGAAGAAATTGGACGATTATTTGAACGCACCTTTACCTGATGAGATCGACAAGGATAGCACAGAGGAGGAATGTTGCTCAAAGAGGAAATACCTTGATGGTGACGACCTGACCCTGGCAGACTGCAATCTCCTGCCAAAGCTTCACATTCTCAAG attgtggcaatgaagtatcGCAATTTTGAGATCCCAAAGGAAATGAGTGGCGTCTGGAGGTACCTACAAAATGCCTACGAGAGGGAGGAATTTGTAAATACCTGCCCCGCTAATCGTGAGATTCAGATCGCGTACATGGACGTGGCAAAGAGAATGCAATAA